One part of the Sorangiineae bacterium MSr11954 genome encodes these proteins:
- a CDS encoding trypsin-like serine protease, whose product MKRAVVMVAALLSAAGCSAQTQGAVDETERESSAIIGGVEDRGDPAVVFLQMKTPDGKSYGCTGEVIAPTVVLTAAHCIDTATLGEGTVYTIIPGPKAQDTAASEHLAVKEVHPHPQYDGSKPADQPYDIGVAILEEATAISPLPFNRAALTSSDEGKDVRLVGYGWDDGWTRSGGGVKREVTVPLRKVTESVIETGTRTKKSCHGDSGGPAFLKVDGKETIVGVTSYGQDSIFQACVSYGYYTRVDLYTDFIDGYLK is encoded by the coding sequence ATGAAACGAGCAGTCGTGATGGTGGCCGCGTTGCTTTCGGCCGCGGGGTGCAGCGCCCAAACGCAAGGCGCGGTCGACGAGACGGAGCGAGAGAGCAGCGCGATCATCGGCGGGGTCGAGGACCGCGGAGATCCTGCGGTGGTCTTCCTCCAAATGAAGACCCCCGACGGAAAGTCGTATGGCTGCACGGGCGAAGTGATCGCGCCGACGGTGGTGCTCACCGCCGCCCACTGCATCGACACCGCCACCTTGGGCGAGGGTACCGTGTACACGATCATCCCAGGCCCCAAGGCCCAGGATACGGCGGCGTCCGAGCACCTCGCGGTCAAAGAGGTTCACCCGCACCCCCAATACGATGGATCGAAGCCGGCGGACCAACCGTACGACATCGGCGTGGCGATCCTCGAGGAGGCGACCGCGATCTCCCCATTGCCGTTCAACCGCGCCGCGCTCACGTCGAGCGACGAAGGAAAGGACGTACGCCTGGTGGGTTATGGCTGGGACGACGGCTGGACGCGGAGCGGCGGCGGGGTCAAACGCGAGGTGACCGTCCCTCTGCGCAAGGTGACCGAATCGGTCATCGAGACCGGCACCCGGACCAAGAAGTCGTGCCACGGCGACTCTGGCGGCCCTGCGTTCCTGAAGGTCGACGGCAAGGAGACCATCGTGGGCGTCACGTCGTACGGGCAGGACAGCATCTTCCAAGCGTGCGTCTCGTATGGCTACTACACGCGCGTGGATCTCTATACTGACTTCATCGACGGCTATTTGAAGTAG